In Candidatus Margulisiibacteriota bacterium, the genomic window ACTTATAATATGCCAGTAAATAAGCCAAGGTTTAGAAGCCCAGAAAACTGCATTATAGAAATTAAACAGCTTATAGGTAAATTTTCAATCAAGAAAGTGTTCATAGGAGACGATACGTTTGGCTTGGATAAAGAATGGACAAGGGAGTTTTGTAAAAAGTACGCGGAAGAGATAAGATTGCCGCTCATTTGTCAATTAAGAGTAAACCTGGTTGATGAAGAATTGATGAGGCTTTTGAAGCATGCTGGTTGCATTTGGGTGAGTTGCGGAGTTGAATCTGGAAGCCCATATATCAGGAACAAAATAATGAAAAGGAATATTACTAATGAACAAATAATTAATGCGTATGCATTATTCAAAAAATATAAGTTAATTTCAAACGCTATTAATATAATTGGCCTTCCGCATGAAACCGAAAAAGAAATATGGGAAACAATAGAGCTTAACGCTAAAATCAATCCCACTTCAAGTGGTGTAAATATTTTTTATCCATATCGAGGGACGGAACTTGGGGATTATTGTTTTGCGAAAGGAATGGTGAATGAAAGCGCTTATGAAAAATTCAGCAGCGAGCGAAGAGAGTCAATATTGAATTTTCCCGGAGAATATCAAAAAACGCTTATTCGAATTCATGATAATTGGAGATATCTAGTTTATAAGCGGCATCCGCAAAAGCTTATAGCTTATCTTGTTAAGAAGACTTTAAAAAGTTTTATTAAGAAATTGTATGATTTCTCAAGCAAATTAAAAAACAAAGTAAAGTTTATTAAAAACCAAAAAAAATAGGAGGCTAATATGGAAAGAGCGATCAATCTTGGGAACGGCGTTAAACTGGGGGGGGATCACCACTGCGTGATCCTGCTCGATGCCGGCGTTAACCATAATAATGATGTTCAAAGAGCAAAAGACCTCATCAAGACCGCTAAAGACGGGGGGGCCGACGCGATCAAGTTCCAGACTTACACCGCCGGGGGGATCAGCACCCGGAAAGCGCCGCGCTACTGGGATTCAAAGCTCGATACCGACGGCGGCGGCAGCCAGTATGACATGTTAAAAAAAGTAGATTCTCTTCCCAAGGAAGCTTATGCCGAACTGAAAGCGTACGCTAAAAAGCTGAAGATCGCTTTTTCTTCCTCTCCTTTTGACATGGAGAGCGCGAAATTCCTGATCAAGCTCGACGTCGATTTTTACAAGATCGCTTCGGCCGAAGTTCCCAATCTCCCGCTGATCCGGTTGGTTGCCGAGACCGGCAAGCCGATCATCCTCTCGACCGGGGCTTGCACCATCGGCGAAGTTGAAGACGCCCTGCAGACGATCTTTCAGACCGGGAACAAGCAGGTCGCTCTTCAACACTGTGTTTTAAGCTATCCCTGCAGGGATAAAGACGCTAACCTGGCCAAGATGCTCCGCTTAAAGCAGATCTTCCCGGAGATCCCGGTCGGTTATTCCGACCACACCCTGGGGACGTTGATCCCGCTGGCGGCGGTCGCCATGGGAGCGCGGTCGATTGAGAAACATTACACCGTCGATAAAAGTTTACCCGACAGTCCCGACCATGGTCTTTCTTTAAGCGCGGATGAACTGCCCGGTTTCATGAAGGAAGTTCGCCGGGTCGAGTCGGCGATCGGCAGTCACTTGAGCGGCTTTTATGAAGCGGAAGCCAAGGCTCATGCCTTAGCGCGGAAAAGTATCGTCGCGGTCAAACCGATCAAAAAGGGGACCAAAATCACCGCGGCGATGCTTGCCTGCAAGCGTCCCGGGACCGGGATCTATCCCCGTTTCCTGGAGCAGATCGTCGGGCGCGAAGCCAAGGCCAACATTAACGAGGACGAGATCCTTAATTGGAGAATGATATAAGTGAAGGTTAGCGTAATCATAACCAGTTATAACTATGGACAATACCTGAAAGGGGCGCTCGACAGCGCCCTGGTGCAGGACTATCCGGGTTTTGAGCTTCTGGTCGTTTATCGGCCGTCGGGCGACAGCACCGAACAGGTTTTAGCCGGTTATCGGGATAAGATCAAGATCATCAAGCAGACCGGACAGGGATTGGCGAATGCCAGTAATATTGGGATTAAAAATGCCGGGGGGGAATATGTGATCCGGCTCGATGCCGATGATATTTTCTATCCAGGGCTCCTGGCCAAAGAAGCGGCCGTTCTGGATAATGAACCGGTCGATTTTGTTTATCCAGATTACAACTATTTAATTGAAGAGACCGGAGAAACGGTCCGTAAAACACTGCCCGCCTTTGATCGTGACGAGCTCCTTGGCCGGGGAGATTTTTTAAGCGGCGGGACGATGTTTAGACGCTCACTTTTTGACCGGATCGGCCTGTATGACGAAAAATTACCGACGCTGGAGAGCTATGAATTCATCCTTCGGCTGATGAAAAACAAGATCGTTGGCCGGCACCTGGCCGAGCCGCTGTTCGAATATCGGGTCCACGGCGCGAGCATGAGCGATAACACCGAACTGGTCGAAGCGACCGGCCGACAGATCGCCGCCAAATATGGATTGGAATATAAGACTGGTCCCAGCCATCCGAGGAAAATAAAATGATCAAGCAAGCGGTGATCATGGCCGGTGGAGAAGGGGTCCGTTTGCGGCCGTTAACTTACGCGATTCCTAAACCGCTTCTCCCGCTCCGCGATTACACGGTGATCGAATATATTATCCGCGGCCTGGCGGAGCAGGGGATCAAAGAGATCTTTATTTTGGTCTTTTATCAGCACGAAAAATTCCAGGTCTGCCTCGATTACCAAAAGAAATACGGCGTGACGATCAAACTGGTAAAAGAAGACGCCAAATCCGGGACGATCGGCGGGATTCATAAAATAAAAACAGATCTGTCCGGCTCGTTCCTGGTCATTAATGCCGATATCATTAACCGGGTCGACGTCGCCGCGCTGGCGGCCGGCCATGAACAAGCGGGGGCCGCCTTGACCCTGGGGGTCAAAGATTACGCCATGCAGGTTCCGTATGGGGTGGTAGAGAGCGGGCCGAAAGGTGAATTTATCGGAGTGCAAGAGAAACCGGTCGAAGAGTATTTGATCAGCGCCGGGATTAACGTTTTATCTCCGGTAGTTTTTAAGCATATCAAAGGCCAGCGGATCGATTTTCCCGAAGTCATAAAGCTTCTGACCGTTGAAGGGGAAAAAGTTATTACTCATAAGATCAAGGGATTCTGGTTTGATATCGGCCGGGCCGAAGATTACGAAAAAGCGATAGAGTTATTGGAGAAGATTGAAAATGGCAAATAAAATCTTGATTACCGGTTCCGCCGGATTCATCGGCCGAGCGCTGATCGAACGCCTCCGCACGGAAACGGTTGAGATCGTTGAATGCGACCTCTCTTTAGGCCACGATTTACTCGACCAGAAACAGACGCTGGCCCTGCCGCCGCTGGAGATTGTTGTTCATCTTGCCGCTAACACGAACGTCCAGACCGCCTTTGAACAGCCGTATCCGATCTACCGGGACAATTTGGTTGGGACCTTAAACCTCCTGGAATATTGCCGTCTTAACAAAGTGAAGCGGATAATTTATTCCAGCTCGTATGTTTACGGTCAGCCGCAAACTCTGCCGATCGATGAAACTCATCCGGTCATGATCAATAACCCATATGGCCGGAGCAAACTTATTGGTGAACAGCTGGTTGCCGCCTATAGCGAAGATTTCGGTCTGGCCGCTTCTATCTTGCGGAATTTTAACGTTTACGGTCAGGGGCAGAGTCCCAGGTTCCTAATTCCTTCGGTCATTGCCCAGCTCTATTCGGAATCACCGGTGATTAAAGTGGCCGACCTTAAGCCGAAGCGGGATTACATATATATAAAGGACGTGGTCGAAGCGATGTGGCGCGCCTGCCGGTCGAACGCGCCGGGAACGCGGACCTATAATCTGGGATGTGGGGTTTCTTACTCGGTTGGTGAAGCGCTGGAGCTGATCTTCAAGCTTAGTGGCCGCCGGAAACCGATTGAATCGGCCGGGACAACCAGAAAAAACGATATTATGGATACGGTTGCTGACATTAGTAAGGCTAAAAATGAGCTTGGCTGGCAACCGCGGTTTGATTTTGCGGCCGGGTTGACCGACTTATTGCGCGCCGAAGGACGGATAAAATAATAATAATGTATAAAGGAAAAAAAGTATTAGCAATGATTCCGGCTCGGGGCGGCAATGATGGTTTAAAGAAGATGAATATGCGCGAGCTGGGGGGGAAACCTTTAATCTATTACACCATTAAAGCGGCGCAATCATGTGAATTCATTGACCGGTTAATCGTTTCCACTGAAGATCAGATAATCGCGGATTATTGCCAATCGCTGGGAGTTGAAGTCCCCTTTCTTAGATCCGGACAATTGACTTCCAATAGTGTTGTTATGGAGCCGATCATTGATGAAGCCTTGAATTTTTTTAGAGCGAAAGGGGAAAAGTTTGATATTTTAATAAATTTATATCCTAACGCTCCATTTAAAGATAAAGAACTGATCCGTGATTTTGCTGATAAAGCGCAGGATTGCGATTTGGTGATCCCGCTCTTTGGACATCGGAATTATTTTTGGGAAGTGACTAAGGCCGAGCTTACGTTGATGATCGATAAAAAACGAACGACCAGACAACAAACGATTAAGAAATATGAAGAGTTGGGCGGCATTTATGCTTACAATCTGGCGAGCGAAAGATGGCGTGGTGGTCCCGGGGCGAAGATTGGCTATCGCGAGCTGGATTTCCACGATTCCCGGATGGTCAATTCGATTTATGACCTTATTATCCTTGATCGGCTGGTTCGTCTTCCCAAGAGCTTGATCAGCGATTTATTGAAAAATGAATAAAGAAGGAGCGGTGAAGATGAATTTAAAAGGAAAAAAAGTATTGGTGACCGGGTCGGAAGGTTTTATCGGCAGTCATCTGGTCGAAAAGTTGGTTTCAATGGGGGCCGATGTCCGCGCTTTTGTCCTTTATAATTCATTTAACAACTGGGGCTGGCTGGAAACCTTGCCGAAAGCGGAACTGGCCAAGATCGAGATCTTTACCGGTAATATTTGCGAAGCTTATAATGTTCGGCAGGCGATGGACGGGATTGATGTCGTTTTTCATCTGGCGGCGCTGATCGCCATCCCGTATTCCTATTATTCTCCCGAATCGTATGTTTCCACCAACGTTATGGGAACGCTCAACGTTCTGCAGGCGGCCCGCGACCAAAAAGTTGCCAAGTTTGTCCACACTTCGACCAGCGAAACTTACGGGACCGCTCTTTACGTCCCGATCGACGAAAAACATCCGCTCCAGGGACAGTCGCCTTACTCGGCCTCAAAGATCGGCGCCGACATGATCGCCGAAAGTTTTTACCGCTCTTTCAACCTGCCGGTGGCGACCTGCCGCCCGTTCAATACTTACGGCCCGCGGCAATCGGCCCGGGCGGTCATTCCGACGATCATCAGCCAGATCGCGTCGGGGGCGAAAAAGATCAAGCTTGGTTCCCTGACCCCGGTCCGCGACCTGACCTACGTTAAAGATACGGCTGAAGGCTTCGTCAAAATTGCCGAGAGCGAAAAAAGCAACGGTGAAGTGATCAACCTGGGGGTTGGGAGCGGGGTGACGGTTGGGGAATTGGCAGACAGGATCATCAGCTTGATGGGAACAAAAGTTGAAATTATCAGCGATGAACAGCGGGTCAGGCCGGAAAAAAGCGAAGTCATGAGACTGATCAGCGATAATAAAAAAGCGCTGGATTTTACCGGCTGGCAGCCCAAAACTTCGCTGGAGAACGGGTTGAAAGAGACGATCGATTTTATCGCTAAGAATCTTGACCGGTACAAGCCGGATATCTATAACTTATAGGAGGAAACTATGATCAAACCGAAAGTCGTGATCCTGTGCGGCGGAAAAGGGACCCGGATGAGGGAAGAGACTGAAGTGCGTCCCAAGCCGCTGGTCGAGATTGGCGGCCGGCCGATACTCTGGCACATCATGAAAGGGTACGCTCATTATGGTTTTAACGAGTTCGTTCTCTGTCTCGGATATAAAGGGGATATGATCAAGGATTATTTCTACCACTACAACGTCAGGATGAACGATTTTACCATCAAGCTTGACGGCAAGCGGGAAGTGACATACCACAACCAGGCCGACGAAGTTGACTGGAAAGTGACCCTGGTCGATACCGGGCTTAATTCCCTCAAAGGGGCCAGGATCAAGAAGATCGAGAAGTAC contains:
- a CDS encoding GDP-mannose 4,6-dehydratase; its protein translation is MANKILITGSAGFIGRALIERLRTETVEIVECDLSLGHDLLDQKQTLALPPLEIVVHLAANTNVQTAFEQPYPIYRDNLVGTLNLLEYCRLNKVKRIIYSSSYVYGQPQTLPIDETHPVMINNPYGRSKLIGEQLVAAYSEDFGLAASILRNFNVYGQGQSPRFLIPSVIAQLYSESPVIKVADLKPKRDYIYIKDVVEAMWRACRSNAPGTRTYNLGCGVSYSVGEALELIFKLSGRRKPIESAGTTRKNDIMDTVADISKAKNELGWQPRFDFAAGLTDLLRAEGRIK
- a CDS encoding NAD-dependent 4,6-dehydratase LegB, whose amino-acid sequence is MNLKGKKVLVTGSEGFIGSHLVEKLVSMGADVRAFVLYNSFNNWGWLETLPKAELAKIEIFTGNICEAYNVRQAMDGIDVVFHLAALIAIPYSYYSPESYVSTNVMGTLNVLQAARDQKVAKFVHTSTSETYGTALYVPIDEKHPLQGQSPYSASKIGADMIAESFYRSFNLPVATCRPFNTYGPRQSARAVIPTIISQIASGAKKIKLGSLTPVRDLTYVKDTAEGFVKIAESEKSNGEVINLGVGSGVTVGELADRIISLMGTKVEIISDEQRVRPEKSEVMRLISDNKKALDFTGWQPKTSLENGLKETIDFIAKNLDRYKPDIYNL
- a CDS encoding radical SAM protein, whose product is TYNMPVNKPRFRSPENCIIEIKQLIGKFSIKKVFIGDDTFGLDKEWTREFCKKYAEEIRLPLICQLRVNLVDEELMRLLKHAGCIWVSCGVESGSPYIRNKIMKRNITNEQIINAYALFKKYKLISNAINIIGLPHETEKEIWETIELNAKINPTSSGVNIFYPYRGTELGDYCFAKGMVNESAYEKFSSERRESILNFPGEYQKTLIRIHDNWRYLVYKRHPQKLIAYLVKKTLKSFIKKLYDFSSKLKNKVKFIKNQKK
- a CDS encoding NTP transferase domain-containing protein, whose product is MIKQAVIMAGGEGVRLRPLTYAIPKPLLPLRDYTVIEYIIRGLAEQGIKEIFILVFYQHEKFQVCLDYQKKYGVTIKLVKEDAKSGTIGGIHKIKTDLSGSFLVINADIINRVDVAALAAGHEQAGAALTLGVKDYAMQVPYGVVESGPKGEFIGVQEKPVEEYLISAGINVLSPVVFKHIKGQRIDFPEVIKLLTVEGEKVITHKIKGFWFDIGRAEDYEKAIELLEKIENGK
- a CDS encoding glycosyltransferase: MKVSVIITSYNYGQYLKGALDSALVQDYPGFELLVVYRPSGDSTEQVLAGYRDKIKIIKQTGQGLANASNIGIKNAGGEYVIRLDADDIFYPGLLAKEAAVLDNEPVDFVYPDYNYLIEETGETVRKTLPAFDRDELLGRGDFLSGGTMFRRSLFDRIGLYDEKLPTLESYEFILRLMKNKIVGRHLAEPLFEYRVHGASMSDNTELVEATGRQIAAKYGLEYKTGPSHPRKIK
- a CDS encoding N-acetylneuraminate synthase family protein, with translation MERAINLGNGVKLGGDHHCVILLDAGVNHNNDVQRAKDLIKTAKDGGADAIKFQTYTAGGISTRKAPRYWDSKLDTDGGGSQYDMLKKVDSLPKEAYAELKAYAKKLKIAFSSSPFDMESAKFLIKLDVDFYKIASAEVPNLPLIRLVAETGKPIILSTGACTIGEVEDALQTIFQTGNKQVALQHCVLSYPCRDKDANLAKMLRLKQIFPEIPVGYSDHTLGTLIPLAAVAMGARSIEKHYTVDKSLPDSPDHGLSLSADELPGFMKEVRRVESAIGSHLSGFYEAEAKAHALARKSIVAVKPIKKGTKITAAMLACKRPGTGIYPRFLEQIVGREAKANINEDEILNWRMI